In one Tessaracoccus palaemonis genomic region, the following are encoded:
- a CDS encoding YggS family pyridoxal phosphate-dependent enzyme: protein MVDSTPDSGFATRLKAIRERIDLAARSAGRNPASVRLLPVTKTVEAARLREAVAAGCRRLGENKVQEAARKRDELTDLDVEWSVIGHLQTNKARDVADFATEFQALDSLRLAAALDRRLQAVGRGMDVLVQVNTSDEASKSGVAPGEALDLLRALRPFSSLRVNGLMTLAARSEDDEAVRACFRRLRDLRDRGLDESLVGDGELSMGMSGDFETAVEEGATCVRIGTALFGVRALPTK, encoded by the coding sequence ATGGTTGATTCCACCCCTGACAGCGGGTTCGCCACCCGGCTGAAGGCTATCCGCGAACGCATCGACCTGGCCGCCAGGTCCGCAGGCCGGAACCCCGCCAGCGTGAGACTGCTTCCAGTGACGAAGACTGTGGAGGCAGCCCGCTTGCGGGAGGCCGTCGCGGCCGGCTGCCGCCGGCTGGGGGAGAACAAGGTGCAGGAGGCGGCCCGCAAGCGCGACGAACTGACGGACCTTGACGTGGAATGGTCAGTCATCGGACACCTGCAGACCAACAAGGCGCGCGACGTCGCTGACTTCGCGACCGAGTTCCAGGCGCTCGACTCGCTCCGGCTGGCAGCGGCCCTCGACCGGCGCCTCCAGGCGGTGGGGCGTGGGATGGACGTCCTCGTCCAGGTCAACACGTCCGACGAGGCGAGCAAGTCCGGCGTCGCACCGGGGGAGGCCCTCGACCTGCTGCGGGCGCTCCGGCCGTTCTCGTCGCTGCGCGTCAACGGGCTCATGACCCTGGCCGCCCGATCCGAGGACGACGAGGCGGTCCGGGCCTGTTTCCGGCGGCTGCGCGACCTGCGGGACCGCGGGCTTGACGAGTCACTGGTGGGCGACGGAGAACTGTCCATGGGGATGTCCGGAGATTTCGAAACAGCCGTCGAGGAGGGCGCGACCTGCGTGCGGATCGGAACTGCCCTCTTCGGCGTGAGAGCGCTTCCCACGAAGTGA
- a CDS encoding ABC transporter substrate-binding protein: MARRRIPAILLASGVAVSALLTACADTQTSSTTTAEATTSGSAGEAGSFDCSPYEAFGDLNGTTVTVYTSIVAPEDQPHIDSWKPFEDCTGVDVQYEGSKEFEAQLIVRVKGGNAPDIAYVPQPGLLQTLVHDTGKVVAAPDATAANVDEFFDPAWKGYGSVDGTFYAAPLGANVKSYVWYSPKVFAEKGYEIPETWDDLMALTKQIAADDPDAKPWCAGFGSGDATGWPGTDWLEDVLMRTASPEVYDQWVAHEIPFNDPQVVEALDTVGAILKDSAYVNGGFGDVNSIATTTFQDGGQPILTGGCYLHRQASFYAANWPEGTDVSENGDAWAFYLPAVDPSAAKPVLGGGEFVVAFADRPEVQAFQTYLSSADWANEKAKDTPNGGWVSANKGLDINNLVSPMDQLSATTLQDEAAVFRFDGSDMMPAKVGAGTFWKGMTDWITGQSTQDTLDFVESSWPS, encoded by the coding sequence GTGGCACGTCGCAGAATCCCCGCGATCCTGCTGGCCTCAGGAGTCGCAGTTTCCGCGCTTCTGACCGCCTGCGCAGATACCCAGACATCGAGCACGACCACCGCCGAGGCCACCACCTCCGGGAGTGCCGGCGAGGCCGGCTCGTTCGACTGCTCGCCCTATGAGGCCTTCGGCGATCTGAACGGCACGACGGTGACCGTCTACACGTCGATCGTCGCCCCCGAGGACCAGCCGCACATCGACTCGTGGAAGCCCTTCGAAGACTGCACGGGCGTCGACGTGCAGTACGAGGGCTCGAAGGAGTTCGAGGCCCAGCTCATCGTGCGCGTCAAGGGCGGCAACGCCCCCGACATCGCGTACGTCCCGCAGCCCGGCCTGCTGCAGACCCTGGTCCACGACACCGGCAAGGTCGTCGCGGCGCCCGACGCGACCGCGGCCAACGTCGACGAGTTCTTCGACCCCGCGTGGAAGGGGTACGGATCGGTCGACGGGACCTTCTACGCCGCCCCGCTGGGCGCGAACGTGAAGTCGTACGTCTGGTACTCGCCCAAGGTCTTCGCGGAGAAGGGCTACGAGATCCCGGAGACGTGGGACGACCTGATGGCGCTGACCAAGCAGATCGCGGCCGACGACCCTGACGCCAAGCCCTGGTGCGCGGGCTTCGGATCGGGCGACGCCACCGGGTGGCCCGGCACCGACTGGCTCGAGGATGTGCTGATGCGCACGGCCTCCCCGGAGGTCTACGACCAGTGGGTCGCGCACGAGATCCCGTTCAACGACCCGCAGGTCGTGGAGGCTCTCGACACCGTCGGCGCGATCCTCAAGGACAGCGCCTACGTCAACGGCGGCTTCGGCGACGTCAACTCCATCGCGACCACCACGTTCCAGGACGGCGGACAGCCCATCCTGACCGGTGGGTGCTACCTGCACCGCCAGGCGTCGTTCTACGCCGCCAACTGGCCGGAGGGCACCGACGTCTCCGAGAACGGCGACGCGTGGGCGTTCTACCTGCCGGCCGTCGACCCGAGCGCCGCCAAGCCGGTCCTCGGCGGCGGCGAGTTCGTCGTCGCCTTCGCCGACCGCCCGGAAGTGCAGGCGTTCCAGACCTACCTCTCCAGCGCGGACTGGGCCAACGAGAAGGCGAAGGACACCCCGAACGGTGGCTGGGTCTCGGCGAACAAGGGCCTCGACATCAACAACCTCGTCTCTCCGATGGACCAGCTGTCGGCCACGACGCTGCAGGACGAGGCGGCGGTGTTCCGCTTCGACGGTTCCGACATGATGCCCGCCAAGGTGGGAGCCGGCACCTTCTGGAAGGGCATGACCGACTGGATCACCGGCCAGTCAACGCAGGACACCCTCGACTTCGTCGAGTCGTCCTGGCCTTCGTGA